The proteins below are encoded in one region of Silene latifolia isolate original U9 population chromosome 2, ASM4854445v1, whole genome shotgun sequence:
- the LOC141630779 gene encoding cytokinin hydroxylase-like isoform X2 translates to MLLVIITAFIIIFSSWFAKLSYETISFYWLNPRRIKKIMEKQGVHGPKPRPLLGNLLDVATLVASSASMDMPTITHDIVSRLIPHHLLWSRKYGKRYIYWHGVEPRMCLSDPDLIKELLTRYNHVTGKTWLQQQGSKHFLGRGLLMANGDSWYHQRHIVSPAFMSDKLKGYAAEVVECTTSILKSVQNAIQRGKHEVEIGELMTRLTTDIISKFEFGRDHEKGKKIFNLLVLLRLRCAQSSKHLYIPGVRFFPSKCNKEIKTLKKEVEERLMEIIESRKRCVEMGRSDSSDENDLIGILVNELHKNDSNGFSSMQLIMDECKTFLIAGHETTALLLTWTLMLLATNLDWQQKLRDEITQVCNGATPSFDHLPKLRLASKCAPSPFLK, encoded by the exons ATGTTGTTAGTTATTATAACAGCCTTTATAATCATATTTTCGAGTTGGTTCGCTAAGTTAAGTTATGAAACCATCTCATTTTATTGGCTAAATCCTAGACGCATCAAGAAAATAATGGAAAAGCAAGGGGTGCATGGGCCTAAACCCCGGCCGCTTCTAGGAAATCTCTTAGACGTAGCTACTCTAGTTGCATCTTCTGCCTCCATGGACATGCCTACCATCACCCATGATATCGTCTCCCGCCTTATTCCACATCACCTCCTATGGTCTCGTAAATACG GGAAGAGGTACATTTATTGGCATGGTGTGGAACCACGAATGTGTCTTTCGGATCCGGATCTAATAAAGGAGTTGCTAACGAGATACAACCATGTGACGGGTAAGACATGGCTACAACAACAAGGATCAAAGCATTTCCTAGGCAGAGGATTACTTATGGCAAATGGTGACTCTTGGTATCACCAAAGGCACATTGTTTCCCCTGCTTTTATGTCGGATAAACTTAAG GGTTATGCAGCGGAAGTAGTGGAGTGTACTACTAGTATACTTAAATCGGTTCAAAACGCGATACAAAGAGGCAAACATGAGGTCGAAATTGGTGAGTTGATGACCAGATTAACTACGGATATCATCTCTAAATTTGAATTTGGGAGGGACCATGAGAAAGGGAAGAAAATCTTCAACCTTCTTGTACTTCTTCGACTCCGTTGTGCTCAATCTAGCAAGCATCTATACATACCAGGGGTTCG GTTTTTCCCTAGCAAATGCAACAAAGAGATCAAAACCTTAAAAAAAGAGGTGGAGGAGCGTTTAATGGAGATTATAGAGAGTCGGAAAAGGTGTGTCGAAATGGGTAGAAGCGACTCATCAGATGAGAATGATTTAATAGGGATTTTAGTGAATGAGTTGCACAAAAATGATTCAAATGGATTTTCAAGTATGCAATTGATAATGGACGAATGCAAGACATTCCTTATTGCGGGACATGAGACAACGGCGTTATTGCTCACTTGGACCCTTATGCTTTTAGCAACCAATTTGGACTGGCAACAAAAATTAAGAGATGAAATTACACAAGTTTGTAATGGTGCTACTCCTTCCTTTGATCATTTGCCTAAGCTTCGTTTG